One genomic window of Leptospira paudalimensis includes the following:
- a CDS encoding TolC family protein: MLELSFCIVNRHPDYRIEEIKLKEISGRKKIASYYFPSNPTFSGYVANRKGDTAGPIIGSTLTIANNFQVMVNQEIYTNGKREIAIKIADEEFRAQVYRLESVKRSLEFDALKKLTRFRYLFLEKENSLYSLNLVKELKKVSKARINEGLSPGIDESLSEAEEIRIYKIWNLSQRQYENAKSELEVLLGFPFELTQLKVFQWKLPNDLPKDKSELVKIAYQYRPEIFLTEKEIELALLRHNEVRKQKIPNVSLGAFAQNDGFNERVLGGMLTIPLIVWRDYEGESIISSSKIDSSKELKESVSRNIKQEVLFALTNFITLDDEVKLYDENKLERAESDLNNLQEAIRFGKIKIIDAINQQRILLQTKLNYLSTKSEYEVSQIELIRVLGLPTNTMEVRP, encoded by the coding sequence ATGTTAGAATTGAGTTTTTGTATCGTCAATCGCCATCCTGATTATCGAATCGAGGAGATTAAACTAAAGGAAATTTCTGGAAGGAAAAAAATCGCTTCTTATTATTTTCCATCGAATCCAACTTTTTCTGGTTATGTGGCAAACAGAAAGGGAGACACAGCGGGACCAATCATAGGATCCACACTTACAATTGCTAATAACTTTCAAGTTATGGTAAATCAGGAAATTTACACCAATGGTAAAAGAGAAATCGCCATCAAAATCGCCGATGAAGAATTTAGAGCGCAAGTATATCGTTTAGAGTCCGTTAAACGTTCCTTAGAGTTCGATGCCTTAAAAAAACTAACACGATTTCGATACCTTTTTTTGGAAAAGGAAAACAGTTTATATAGTTTGAATTTAGTAAAGGAACTTAAAAAAGTTTCAAAAGCTAGAATCAACGAAGGACTTTCACCTGGAATTGATGAATCCTTATCAGAAGCTGAAGAAATTCGTATTTATAAAATTTGGAATTTATCTCAAAGGCAATATGAAAATGCAAAATCTGAATTGGAAGTTTTGCTTGGTTTTCCATTTGAGTTAACACAATTAAAAGTTTTCCAATGGAAACTACCTAACGATTTACCAAAAGACAAATCAGAGTTAGTGAAGATAGCGTACCAATATAGACCAGAAATTTTTCTAACGGAAAAAGAAATCGAATTAGCGTTACTCCGACATAACGAAGTTAGAAAACAAAAAATTCCAAATGTGAGTTTGGGAGCTTTTGCACAAAACGATGGGTTTAATGAACGAGTCTTAGGTGGAATGCTAACGATACCTCTGATTGTCTGGCGAGATTATGAGGGTGAATCGATCATTTCATCCTCCAAGATTGATAGCTCAAAAGAATTAAAAGAATCTGTATCTAGAAATATCAAACAAGAAGTATTGTTTGCACTTACGAATTTCATCACACTAGACGATGAAGTAAAACTTTATGATGAAAACAAACTAGAAAGAGCGGAATCCGATCTAAACAATCTACAAGAAGCAATCAGATTCGGTAAAATTAAAATCATCGATGCAATCAACCAACAAAGAATCTTATTACAAACTAAACTAAATTATTTAAGCACCAAATCAGAATACGAAGTATCTCAAATTGAGTTGATACGAGTGCTTGGATTACCAACAAATACAATGGAAGTTCGACCATGA